A stretch of Plasmodium vinckei vinckei genome assembly, chromosome: PVVCY_05 DNA encodes these proteins:
- a CDS encoding protoporphyrinogen oxidase, putative produces METNNKTYDFVLVGGGIYSCCMYYYLKKNNPEIKILIIEKENKLGGCIKTETHNNNVIYELGANVFKLCNNSYKLIKELNLCDQIAIVNKGLVRYISYKNKLYPLYLSFLGYICFPLISFKNKIKLIYKILFKKYNHVNSYHYDISVKNYMKENFDSQHYQYLLLPLIYGSSGGYGNISALSFFSRNLKLVYNNKNSLRIWNEKINTIDNNIISKSSLTNLYKNNSTNVKIYSQSSSASTEYDDSVILNQPDTNDNEHFYNRKNTYIPENSDINANTIESGHALKSVSIPTSAHNQTAYKRHNKYITEQNKQQSFENGKQCQYKQNFISSIIDYLLKIIKNVLFSINYTIYKHFPMLYINIDNDFLQRIEEEEKKKYIGKTVSLNYGLYEFIHQLKKHIHEKDISTNTELNYIEKDRKNNIWTCNINKNNTKTNIYSKNVILTVNSKMCANILRKILPTQIKNNLEQFSYSSLMTANIYFNKEDITIPKNLFGLLSAEQNAYILGCFYANNMFTNRCENNKILLTLYIRDNNINNDEELKTTILNNLKNILPINNNTKPTILNVTKWKDILPAYSENYENKLKEFLNELENPQYQNLFVDAGWITGTSISDRISSAMDLSTYIIKKNIS; encoded by the coding sequence ATGGAAACAAACAATAAGACTTATGATTTTGTTTTGGTCGGAGGGGGCATATACAGTTGTtgtatgtattattatttaaagaaaaacaatccagaaataaaaattttaatcattgaaaaagaaaataaattaggAGGTTGTATAAAAACAGAGacacataataataatgtgaTATATGAATTAGGGGCAAATGTATTTAAACTATGTAATAATagttataaattaattaaagaaCTAAACTTATGTGATCAAATTGCAATCGTAAATAAAGGATTAGTACGATATATatcttataaaaataaattatatccattatatttaagttttttaggatatatatgttttcctttaatttcatttaaaaataaaattaaattaatatataaaatattatttaaaaaatacaaccATGTTAATTCATATCACTATGATATATctgtaaaaaattacatgaaagaaaattttGACTCCCAACATTATCAATACTTACTGTTGCCGTTAATATATGGATCTAGTGGGGGATATGGAAATATTTCTGCactctcttttttttctagaAATTTGAAACttgtttataataataaaaattcattaaGAATAtggaatgaaaaaataaacaccATTGATAATAACATTATTTCCAAGTCTAGTcttacaaatttatataaaaataattcaacaaatgtaaaaatatattctcaATCAAGCTCTGCATCAACCGAATATGATGATAGTGTCATACTAAATCAACCAGACACAAATGATAatgaacatttttataatcgaaaaaatacatatattccCGAAAATAGTGATATAAATGCTAATACAATTGAATCAGGACATGCTTTAAAATCGGTTTCCATACCAACTTCAGCACACAACCAGACTGCCTACAAACgccataataaatatatcactgaacaaaataaacaacAATCCTTTGAAAATGGAAAGCAGTGtcaatataaacaaaactTCATATCCTCCATCattgattatttattaaaaattattaaaaatgttttgttttctataaattatacaatatataaacatttccctatgttatatattaatatagataatgattttttacaacgcattgaagaagaagagaaaaaaaaatatattggaAAAACTGTATCATTGAATTATGgattatatgaatttattCATCAACTAAAAAAGCATATTCatgaaaaagatatatcAACAAATACagaattaaattatatagaaaaagataggaaaaataatatatggacatgtaatataaataaaaataatacgaaaacaaatatatatagtaaaaatGTCATATTAACTGTTAATTCAAAAATGTgtgcaaatatattaagaaAAATTTTGCCTacccaaataaaaaataatctaGAACAATTTTCCTATTCATCTTTAATGAcagcaaatatatattttaataaagaaGATATAACAATAcctaaaaatttatttggcTTATTATCAGCTGAACAGaatgcatatatacttGGCTGTTTTTATgcaaataatatgtttacAAATAGgtgtgaaaataataaaattttattaacctTATATATAAGAGATAACAACATTAACAATGATGAGGAATTAAAAACAACTATattaaacaatttaaaaaacattttgccaattaataataatactaaaCCAACTATATTAAATGTAACAAAATGGAAAGATATTTTACCTGCCTATTcagaaaattatgaaaataaattaaaagaatttttaaatgaattagAAAATCCACaatatcaaaatttatttgtgGACGCAGGATGGATTACTGGTACTTCCATATCAGACCGAATATCTTCAGCAATGGATTTGTCtacttatattataaaaaaaaatattagctAG
- a CDS encoding zinc finger, C3HC4 type, putative, whose protein sequence is MEDERYNAGVRLSFNDFILIISVFYSICDIFMQWEEFSKCHKPIQLWLVVSFISIVLYRLAHILSQYLSNSNENFIIYRRNGPPYIINAILIFILFPFFFIWNIIGTVWIYQIIKYTPKCLPKNNHPWFIILWIVLCYVWIFLYLFFISLSLYFEYQARLYERRLTNIQPNDFFSRWGYNIDLMQDYGIYIYRNGLNSKQINSLPYYYINSVPEDIKCSICLNDLQLNECARTLLLCNHTFHKACIDLWLIRSATCPNCKSPIASQGVFAPV, encoded by the coding sequence atggaggATGAAAGGTATAATGCGGGGGTACGTTTAAGTTTtaatgattttattttaataatttcagTGTTTTATTCAATAtgtgatatatttatgcaaTGGGAagaattttcaaaatgtCATAAGCCAATACAATTATGGCTAGTTGTATCATTTATATCgattgttttatatagaTTGGCACATATTTTATCTCAATATTTAAGTAACagtaatgaaaattttataatatatagaagAAATGGTCCACCATATATTATCAATGCTATactaatatttattttatttccatttttttttatatggaaTATTATTGGAACTGTATGGATATaccaaattattaaatacacACCAAAATGTTTGCCTAAAAATAATCACCCAtggtttattatattatggATTGTACTTTGTTATGTTtggatttttttatatttattttttatttccttatcattatattttgaatatcaAGCTAGATTATATGAAAGAAGGTTAACAAATATACAGCcaaatgattttttttcaagaTGGGGCTATAATATAGATTTAATGCAAGATTatggtatatatatatatagaaatggACTTAACtcaaaacaaattaatagcttgccatattattatataaatagtgtTCCCgaagatataaaatgttCTATCTGTTTAAATGATCTTCAACTTAATGAATGCGCTAgaacattattattatgcaaTCATACATTTCATAAAGCTTGTATTGATTTGTGGCTGATCAGGAGTGCTACCTGTCCAAATTGCAAATCACCCATTGCCTCTCAAGGCGTGTTTGCGCCTGTATGA